Proteins encoded together in one Actinomycetota bacterium window:
- a CDS encoding ABC transporter substrate-binding protein: protein IALFPQPGVMMDIANSGKMQDLSGVIDKAKVESTLVPGELAAGTSADGKLYGIPMSMNVKSLVFYPKKAFEAKGYTIPTTVAELEALTNQIKADGTTPWCVGIESAAATGWPATDWIEDFVLRYGGPEKYDQWVKHEIPFNDPVVVQAAQEFEKLALADGNVFGGRKAVVSNAFQTAANPMFQDPPKCFLHRQGNFITQKDFFPDKVRANLDEEVGVFYLPSVDANNKPLLGGGDLAGAFSNDEDTKKVMAHLTSPDFEFADLAASSWISPHKTFDVSKYPDETTKRVAGFAYESTVFRFDGSDQMPGAVGAGSFWKGMTAWISGQQDLDEALTSIEESWPS, encoded by the coding sequence CATCGCCCTGTTCCCGCAGCCCGGCGTGATGATGGACATCGCCAACAGCGGGAAGATGCAGGACCTGAGCGGCGTGATCGACAAGGCCAAGGTCGAGTCGACCCTGGTCCCCGGTGAGCTGGCCGCGGGGACCTCGGCGGACGGCAAGCTGTACGGCATTCCCATGAGCATGAACGTCAAGAGCCTGGTCTTCTACCCGAAGAAGGCCTTCGAGGCCAAGGGCTACACGATTCCGACCACTGTCGCCGAGCTGGAGGCGCTCACCAACCAGATCAAGGCCGACGGCACCACGCCGTGGTGCGTGGGCATCGAGTCGGCCGCCGCGACCGGCTGGCCGGCCACCGACTGGATCGAGGACTTCGTGCTCCGCTACGGCGGGCCCGAGAAGTACGACCAGTGGGTCAAGCACGAGATCCCCTTCAACGACCCGGTGGTCGTCCAGGCCGCGCAGGAGTTCGAGAAGCTGGCCCTGGCTGACGGCAACGTCTTCGGTGGGCGCAAGGCGGTCGTCAGCAACGCCTTCCAGACCGCCGCCAACCCCATGTTCCAGGACCCGCCCAAGTGCTTCCTGCACCGGCAGGGCAACTTCATCACCCAGAAGGACTTCTTCCCTGACAAGGTCCGGGCCAACCTGGACGAGGAGGTCGGCGTCTTCTACCTGCCGTCGGTTGACGCCAACAACAAGCCGCTCCTCGGCGGTGGCGACCTCGCCGGTGCCTTCAGCAACGACGAGGACACCAAGAAGGTGATGGCGCACCTCACCAGCCCCGACTTCGAGTTCGCGGACCTGGCCGCGTCGAGCTGGATCTCGCCGCACAAGACCTTTGATGTGAGCAAGTATCCGGACGAGACCACCAAGAGGGTCGCCGGGTTCGCCTACGAGTCGACGGTGTTCCGGTTCGACGGCTCCGACCAGATGCCGGGCGCCGTGGGTGCCGGCAGCTTCTGGAAGGGCATGACGGCCTGGATCAGCGGGCAGCAGGACCTGGACGAGGCCCTGACGTCCATCGAGGAGAGCTGGCCGAGCTAG
- a CDS encoding sugar ABC transporter permease, translated as MIRLINALLAIVGGVGAALLLFWVLNKLVELLPTKWEERLKPWVFIGPAVAAISFFLIYPAVRTFILSFANAQSTAWVGTENYTDLLSSSEFRNTLYNTLLWIAVVPATTVALGLGVAVLADRLRPQSEKLSKSIIFLPMAISGVGQATIWRFIYEARPEGEPQIGLQNAVWTALGFDPVAWLQVSTLHFNSFLLMIILIWAQVGFSMVLLSAAVKGVPVDTLEAARIDGANERQIFFRVIVPQIWATVITVFITVLISVMKIFDVVYVMTNGNFNTDVIAVRFFNELFRNGNNGRASAIVVMLMIAVLPVIVYQVRHFRAEEAAR; from the coding sequence ATGATCAGGCTGATCAACGCCTTGCTGGCGATCGTCGGTGGCGTGGGCGCCGCCCTGCTGCTGTTCTGGGTGCTCAACAAGCTGGTCGAGCTGCTCCCCACGAAGTGGGAGGAGCGCCTCAAGCCATGGGTCTTCATCGGGCCGGCGGTGGCGGCGATCTCCTTCTTCCTCATCTATCCGGCCGTCCGAACATTCATCCTGAGCTTCGCCAACGCCCAGAGCACGGCCTGGGTCGGCACCGAGAACTACACCGACCTGCTCAGTTCCAGTGAGTTCCGGAACACGCTGTACAACACCCTGCTGTGGATCGCGGTGGTCCCGGCGACCACGGTGGCGCTGGGGCTCGGGGTGGCGGTCCTGGCCGACCGGCTGCGACCGCAGTCGGAGAAGCTGAGCAAGTCGATCATCTTCCTGCCCATGGCCATCAGCGGGGTCGGCCAGGCCACCATCTGGCGGTTCATCTACGAGGCCCGTCCTGAGGGCGAGCCCCAGATCGGCCTCCAGAACGCCGTCTGGACGGCACTCGGGTTCGACCCGGTGGCCTGGCTGCAGGTGAGCACGCTGCACTTCAACAGCTTCCTGCTGATGATCATCCTGATCTGGGCCCAGGTCGGGTTCTCGATGGTGCTGCTCTCCGCCGCCGTCAAGGGGGTGCCCGTCGACACCCTGGAGGCGGCCCGTATCGACGGGGCCAACGAGCGCCAGATCTTCTTCCGGGTGATCGTCCCGCAGATCTGGGCCACGGTGATCACGGTGTTCATCACCGTGCTCATCAGCGTCATGAAGATCTTCGACGTCGTCTACGTGATGACCAACGGCAACTTCAACACCGACGTGATCGCGGTCCGCTTCTTCAACGAGCTGTTCCGCAACGGCAACAACGGCCGGGCCTCGGCCATCGTGGTCATGCTGATGATCGCCGTGCTGCCCGTCATCGTCTACCAGGTGCGTCACTTCCGGGCCGAGGAGGCAGCACGATGA
- a CDS encoding carbohydrate ABC transporter permease, whose product MTTTGTTPPPTPVPGEVKPRRAIPRREGGAAPGAGQANWVVRIALVILCFLWIVPTLGIVITAFRTADAANTSGWWTVLTSPLDFTQYTLANYSQAWNEGMGNAFINSFAVTLPATVIPIMIAAFAAYAFTFMQFPFRDVLFVVIVALLVVPNQVALVPLLRFYGDVGLTGQFAAVYLAHIGFGMPLAVYILRNYMSTLPKAVIESAKIDGASHFKTFWRLIVPMSVPALASFAIFQFLWVWNDLLIALLFLGPGEREVVTVTVAGLVGAQNQGWQLLTAGAIISMIVPVLVFISLQRFFVRGLTAGSVKG is encoded by the coding sequence ATGACGACCACCGGAACCACTCCTCCTCCGACCCCGGTCCCCGGCGAGGTCAAGCCGCGCCGGGCCATCCCTCGCCGCGAGGGCGGGGCCGCTCCCGGCGCCGGGCAGGCCAACTGGGTGGTCAGGATCGCCCTGGTCATCCTCTGCTTCCTGTGGATCGTGCCGACGCTGGGGATCGTCATCACCGCCTTCCGCACCGCGGACGCGGCCAACACCTCGGGCTGGTGGACGGTCTTGACCTCGCCGCTCGACTTCACCCAGTACACCCTCGCCAACTACAGCCAGGCCTGGAACGAGGGGATGGGCAACGCCTTCATCAACAGCTTCGCGGTGACCCTGCCGGCGACGGTGATCCCGATCATGATCGCCGCCTTCGCGGCCTACGCGTTCACCTTCATGCAGTTCCCGTTCCGTGACGTGCTGTTCGTGGTCATCGTCGCCCTCCTGGTGGTGCCCAACCAGGTCGCGCTGGTGCCGCTGCTGCGCTTCTACGGCGACGTCGGGCTGACGGGGCAGTTCGCCGCCGTCTACCTGGCCCACATCGGCTTCGGCATGCCGCTGGCCGTCTACATCCTCCGCAACTACATGTCCACGCTGCCCAAGGCGGTGATCGAGTCGGCCAAGATCGACGGGGCGAGCCACTTCAAGACCTTCTGGCGGCTGATCGTCCCGATGTCGGTGCCGGCGCTGGCCTCGTTCGCCATCTTCCAGTTCCTGTGGGTCTGGAACGACCTGCTGATCGCCCTGCTGTTCCTCGGCCCGGGCGAGCGCGAGGTCGTCACCGTCACCGTGGCCGGGCTGGTCGGGGCGCAGAACCAGGGCTGGCAGCTGCTGACGGCCGGCGCCATCATCAGCATGATCGTCCCGGTGCTGGTCTTCATCTCGCTCCAGCGCTTCTTCGTCCGCGGCCTCACCGCCGGGTCGGTCAAGGGATAG
- a CDS encoding glycosyl hydrolase family 32, translating to MHVFFLHAPRDLGHPDLRHSHARIGHAVTRDLHRWEVLDTALSPGPPGAFDDQATWTGSVLEADGRWHMFYSGISTRDEGRVQRVGLATSTDLVTWERQPLVLEADPRWYETSRDHPRGEETWRDPWVFADPGGDRFHMVVCARVNHGPPDERGVLGHAWSADLRSWEVGPPLSAPGEFSQLEVPQLVRVGGAWRAVFSAWWSDHSATRLARPGVVAEGGTHYLVSPGPLGPYVLDRDAFLLGDPLISFYAGRVLHHRDAWWLFAWRHVDGHGRFFGELSDPMPLTVDEAGSLWVRDSPLDGWQAGAAP from the coding sequence GTGCACGTCTTCTTCCTGCACGCTCCCCGCGACCTCGGGCACCCGGACCTGCGCCACAGCCACGCCCGGATCGGCCATGCCGTGACGCGGGACCTCCACCGCTGGGAGGTGCTCGACACCGCCCTCAGCCCGGGGCCGCCGGGGGCCTTCGACGACCAGGCCACCTGGACCGGGAGTGTCCTGGAGGCCGATGGGCGCTGGCACATGTTCTACTCGGGCATCTCCACCCGGGACGAGGGCCGCGTGCAGCGGGTCGGGCTGGCCACCTCCACCGACCTGGTCACCTGGGAGCGCCAGCCGCTGGTGCTGGAGGCCGACCCGCGCTGGTACGAGACCAGCCGCGACCACCCGCGGGGCGAGGAGACCTGGCGGGACCCGTGGGTGTTCGCCGACCCGGGCGGCGACCGGTTCCACATGGTCGTCTGCGCCCGGGTCAACCACGGCCCGCCCGACGAGCGCGGCGTCCTCGGCCACGCCTGGTCGGCCGACCTGCGCTCCTGGGAGGTCGGCCCGCCGCTGTCGGCGCCGGGTGAGTTCAGCCAGCTGGAGGTGCCCCAGCTGGTGCGGGTCGGCGGCGCCTGGCGGGCCGTGTTCTCGGCCTGGTGGAGCGACCACAGCGCCACCCGCCTGGCCCGCCCCGGGGTGGTCGCCGAGGGCGGCACCCACTACCTGGTCTCGCCCGGCCCCCTCGGCCCCTACGTCCTGGACCGCGACGCCTTCCTCCTCGGCGACCCCCTGATCAGCTTCTACGCCGGCCGGGTGCTGCACCACCGCGACGCATGGTGGCTGTTCGCCTGGCGCCACGTCGACGGCCATGGCCGGTTCTTCGGCGAGCTCAGCGACCCGATGCCCCTGACCGTCGACGAGGCCGGGTCGCTGTGGGTTCGGGACAGCCCCCTGGACGGCTGGCAGGCCGGGGCGGCGCCCTAG